The segment AACACAGGCTCTCACATTTCAGCGAGAGATCCAGAGGTTATGGATCAGTGGTTTCTGCGCTAGCACTTTGCAGTGAATTATCATTGGTAGCGCCATGACGATCACCACCCTCTCGCGAAGCAGCCACAAGCTCATCAAACTGCAGCATGAGAGAAAATAACCTTCGCATAACCTCTGAAGTAGTTGAACAAATCATATCTTGCAATGAACTTCGAAATATAAGCCGCTTCCATCTGTAAGCATGTAGGGGGTCCACAGCTCGTGGGTTTGCAGAAGGGTGCTTCTTTTGGACATGCTTGCAGAGCTCTCTGTATGTGCCCATGTATGAACAGCCATCTTCCATGCAGCTCCTCCTCTTGTGATTCAGCTGCTTCCGAGCAGGCTCAACCAAGGTATATCCCTTGACCTCACCACGGCAAAGGGGACACGCAAGCTCTATTGCATCTGGGTACTCAGAGGCTTCTTTTCTGCATGACTCTACAAGCTGATCAAGACAATTTGAGTGCTGGTAGTTGGAAGAACAAATATATGGACGACAGCCATTGCCATGTGATGAACAGAGTAGAAGAACAGCGTTGTGTGGGAATTCCATGCATACTGGACAAGTTGCATCTGTCCACGCACATTTCTCTATGGCTGCAAATGGTATCTCCTTGCTGGAAACTTTTTTGAATCTAGAACTACTGTGGGGTTTCCTGTGATGTGATGATCTAAGCTGATGAGATGAACTTTTTTTGTTCCTCGTATACTTGGTCATCCTGAAAGGATTGTAAGATGTAATATTAAGTTAGATGCCATGGAGTCTATTAAAAGAAATACACTGTCCATATTACAACAAAAAACTGAAGGTACCTGGATGATAGTATGATACTATGATTGCTAGCACAAGGACATTTATATTTTGCTTAATTATTCTGACCTATCCCATAGTCAAGAATCATAATAAATTTAGTAGAGACTAAACTCATTTACTTTGTTATCCTGATCATTATTATATAAGCATGGAAAATATAAGTTGAACATTGATACTACCTCATTCACAAATAATATATATTTTTCCATTAAATTATCAATCAGTTCAAATACTTACAAGTTACAGAAATGTCTGGTTTTGATCAGAAACTCAGTGGAGACTGTTTCTACCAACTTTGAACCTCTTGTTTTGGTTCAGGACAAGTTTCAGAGGAATAAAATCAGATGTATTTGGCATGTATAAACCAGAGATGCATATTTATTTTCACCACAGAGATTGCAAAGGTCCATCTTTGATATTCCTAGCAACCCCTGAAAAATGGACAGCATGTATATTCATGGTTGCTATACTGGaaaaaaatggcatttcaaacaGAACAAATTTACGGTAGAGAGTAATTTCCATCACATTCTCATCATGTGGGTATGGCTAAGTTCAAACACTCAAATGTCCTGTGACTTGTAAGAAAGTAGAGACTAATAACTAAAAATAATATGGCGACAACTTTAGCGTAATAGCAGGAACATGGATTTTACATGAAACATGCAAAGATCTATGTATCACTTATCAGTGGTGATACATATAAAACTGTCAACCCAAATCCCAGCACACAGGCATATGTGTACATGTGGAATATTGTGTCTGATATTCCTAAAATCTTCTTTATACTAACCAAGCATTCTATAAAATGTTATCAGAACCGGAAACCAGGCATCGCGTGCACCAGGGCGGACCCAGCAAAGGGACATGGATGTCCAACCGATATTTTGTTGCAAAAAGTTCGAAGTTAGGAGGCATCAAATAGCCAAATAGCCTTAGATTAGGGTTTGGGTCCTCGgcttcgcacagcaggaagggaagagaaggggtgggaATACCTTGTGGGTGCTTGTCGCCGGCGACGAGGCCGGCGAAGGCCTCAGCACCAGGCgttggggcggcggcggcggccacaccAGTCGTCGGAGCGCGAGAGGGGGGAGA is part of the Miscanthus floridulus cultivar M001 unplaced genomic scaffold, ASM1932011v1 os_2356_3_4, whole genome shotgun sequence genome and harbors:
- the LOC136534866 gene encoding uncharacterized protein; this encodes MTKYTRNKKSSSHQLRSSHHRKPHSSSRFKKVSSKEIPFAAIEKCAWTDATCPVCMEFPHNAVLLLCSSHGNGCRPYICSSNYQHSNCLDQLVESCRKEASEYPDAIELACPLCRGEVKGYTLVEPARKQLNHKRRSCMEDGCSYMGTYRELCKHVQKKHPSANPRAVDPLHAYRWKRLIFRSSLQDMICSTTSEVMRRLFSLMLQFDELVAASREGGDRHGATNDNSLQSASAETTDP